The following is a genomic window from Micropterus dolomieu isolate WLL.071019.BEF.003 ecotype Adirondacks linkage group LG12, ASM2129224v1, whole genome shotgun sequence.
atggatggtttgaaagaggtgtcaaggaagcatctacaccagggttgagaagccgtcattgaacagaggagggggtctacgccaccacttatcccccacttacaatgctgtcctttcatcacttcccaggaaactcaacaagcatttcctcttggcctcaggtgaagataccaacgatggtcgttcagtcttggccgcAGGTGGCTCTAACGACCATGATGACTGttgttaccacagccaggagcacaaACTTTCAATTGAATTCTATTTATATAGcatcaaatcacaacaacagttatctcacagcgcttttcataaaagagcaggtctagactgtactctatAAACGAACCAGTGATATCAATGATCCTGGcgaacgaccccactgaggtgaaatagctgagtttccctactggtcatttcagaactgaggaagtctcttggatgagggacgaaacgtctgtggataactatgaccttgAAGACTGAGAAACTTCACAGACACTACGCTCTGAACATTATAATATGTAgctttcagcggccactagcggtgcgtttgttttttttattgcaaccaggtgtgtgcttgaGCTGGAGCTTAAACTCATAAGCAAGCAAAATCTGAAACATAACGTCTTTCAGACAGAGATCCCGCAGTAAACGTGGAAACACCAgcatgccggctgtggcttttcacacagacataccaacgttcccggctcagaggcaaaTCAAATCGGCCCCCCTTTCTGGCTCCATAGTGTTACCTTTCAGATGTAGAGCCAGCATACTGGCGCAGCTCTCCCGGAAAATAAGACGGCAGTGTTAAAGTGGCTATAAACAGACTCACCAGGAGACTGCTTCACAAatcatgctggaaactcaggtaaactcccccagcagtgttacagtaatattttttaacTAATCCATACTTGTGACACTGACAATAGGCTGATATAAACAAATTGATCCACATTGGCTTTGTTACAtcattacatcctttcttgcaggctaaaatcagctctttgacataatacagactgaacacaggatagtaatacagcattagctggtgaagtatTATGGAAAGCCATACAATTAACGTTACAGTATTTTGCATccgataacattagcaactggaAAAGTTCCTGCTGACAAACGCCACTCCAAAGGTCTTATCTCTTTTGACCAGCAGAGTGAACCGGACTGCTAAGTTTAGTTACCTttgcaatatgtagttttccaatgaaatcacttattaataaatcactttctAGGTTTCCATTGTTAAGGTTTTACTGatctggattttgtttttgaacaCCACCTAAATATCTGTAAGATGTTTTCATCCTTCATTTTGAGCTGCAATATATTCCACAAGCCACCAGGTGTCACTGTGATCTCTGTTTCCAAAGCCCCAAACCTTCAGGGGAACTTCCACACTCAGTCAGTCACACTGTTAAAGGTTGTacacagtgcttgaagtggaaacaAATAGGTGACGGGACTCGTCCCCACCCCACCCCGTACTATCCTCAACCTCATGGTGAAACTAGTAAAAACGTTAacgattttgagcattaaacacttaatttcctgcattctggacaCATTTTCACGACCAATTTAtcgaggaaatgtctttattttatatgaacGGAAACAAAAtgaaggtggcaggtgacaagaaaatgtcccggtacCGGAGTGTACCgccccacttcaagcactggttgTACATTATTACATTCATGTAGTGGGCAGATAGTTTGGTATCATGTAAAAGCAAAGTAGGCGGGGAAAGGCGAGAGCTTTTGTCATGTCAGACATTAGAGTGAAACTGTTTCCTGTAGGAGGCAGGTACCGGTGCAGACCCAGTACGGATCAAACTCACAAATCAGTAGAAATTAATTGTTCATTCAGCAGTGttaagaaaaggaaaaggtGGCTTTTAAAGGAAAAAAGCCCTGCAGGAAAGTGATGCTAAATGCTGCAAAATGATATGTTCACCAACAAGTGATTTGGTTAGTGTGAACATTACAACAGCACACTTATATGTTCTTGCTCCCCTAAAAATCTGTAACTGTAAACACCTCTGTGTATAAAAACTCTAATGTAActactaggggtgtgacgagacacttaacccaccaGATCGAGATGAGACGAGATCTTAGCACTATTGTTAAGAATTTTactttaatgctgaattatcAGTTATTATTATAACAGTCTGAGCATTAATCACTTTATTTCATGCATTCTGATGatttttctgcaccattttttatttatacaataagaaacacaaaattaacaTAACTAAAACTCAATCTCAAGTCAGTGCTGCTCTCAGATCGGTTTCTCCTGtcctgagtcatgatttagtcttccctcctctttgtgtctttgtttgggtaagtaacctctttaaatgtgactgtagcacattttcaccataatgataaattatttaatcttaatttaattataaactcctggactttaatagctcctgtgtttcagcagattttctgcacattcagaatctcacaCACATATCTGCGTTCTCTGACTTGtccagagaaaaggcagaatattaccagactaacgtcatcaGTTAACATGTTAACTTCTAGTGCAGCTCagagtcccaaacagagcaaagttgtgcttcagtttttagatgtttatgttgcaaaactctccCAGCTACGTGACCACTCGTCACAattgtctggactcacagcgcgagcGGTGCAGTTGATTACTACCAGGGCGTGTGCTGGTGGGGCATCAGCTGGACGGAGCTGATTCGCTCCGCAAGTCTTTCTTATTAGTTTGTATTTCAGTGCGTGAGAAAATGAACGTGTGGCTTGACtatgtgtgaaaaatgtcatttgcGTGAGTCTTgcgagacagctttttacctgaaGAGAATTCTCATCACAATTTGATCTCGTCATGAACCAGCTGAGCTTTTCCTCAGAAAAATCAAATATACATCTGACCAATCAATATTAACTAAGCAGCTTCCTCACCTCTTACAAACAgccagctggatggagactctccacgaccgctgatgttacacttgtagaggccttcatcagacttggaaacatggtggatggtcatgtgacctgtaggctcagtcctgatgagggagccatctttatagaaaccagctgTGAGGTTGAAGGGAGgggtctttgttttacagtgcagagtgacatcatgtccctccatcacagggaggacaggactctgcaggatcactggttGTATAGATGAATCTAAAGAAAGAcggaaaatgtgtttgtatgtacactttaaaatattaagattaaaaaaaaacagtttttcacaTGTACATGTGGTGCTAGTTAAGCAAATGTTTCTCTTAAAGGTGATTAAATTAATGTTCGTGTAGATTTCTAGTAAATTTGAACAAGTTGACAACATACTGAATacataattttatatttatgaaacaATAAGGAtcttgacattaacttttttgctcacaAGCCAATGTGGCTAGTGGTTTTACAAAGTTACTAGCCACGCAGCATTTTCAgtagccacatttttgttgttagaaaattatgttttatatgattaaagttgACAATGGCATGCTTAAATTGCTGTGCTAAAATGTACTAtatcattagctctgataaggttgtgtgtaaagctcTTTTTTTGGAAACATGTAGTCTATTAAGATAAACACGTAAAAAGAGTAGCTTCTTATTGTAAATTGCCTACTAATAGTGCTGAATGTGTGTAAAAAGATtaattgaaaagataaaaactaaactgggaaaaataatcatcagaaacactgtttatttatttttaacagcagTAAACACTGTAATACAGAGTAGAAAAATGATCTACCttagaaacaaagagcaaagaataaattattttgtctaagaaaaaatccacaattaagGCAACAAGattaaacttttatgatcatcAGAGTAACTGAAGATACTTCCACCCAAAACAATTATACAGGTCTTTATATTCCAGATAAAAGGCATGATTAGGTAGTTGTGATATGACGATATGATGAGATCAATACCATCATGTTAAAATCAGGCGGGAGGCTGTCAGTCTACAGGTCTGAGGAactgtggctgccctgtgacagattaaacttttatttttgtttgacaaaAGTCTGAAAGTCATATTTGGGGCGCGTACCCTCGCTCGACAGCACTGCAGAAGAGAGTGAGACTAGCATGTTGTGTGGATTTTcctgctattaaaaaagaaCGCTATATCATCACTGCCGCTGGTTATGTTGATAATTATTACCAGCAGACTAAAACAGCCCTCAGTCCAACGGCCAGTCCGTGAGTTCGATCTCCACAGCGtcttcttgtttacagtgttgtcGGTCAAGACAATAGGCTTCACGAATGGACCAGTGAGTaaacactatgtgcaggtaGTAGCCTACTCATGGGAGAATGTAAAATTGCAATTCgtttgttatttcagatgcCTTTTGAAAGACTACAATTTTTCAACATGCCAAAGTGGCTAGTGGGAGTGACTGTGTTACCCGCCACGGCTGAAATCCAACCGCATTTTGTGGGTTGGCGGTTGTTAATGTCGAGCACTAATAATTtacaaaacatgacaaattATCTActtagtgtttgttttctttggccCAATGTATTATTGGTGAATTATTATGCAGGGAATGTGTGAGTAttagcatcatcatcatctgtaaGTAGATGAAGAAGCTGAAGAAAGAGGTTCTAGGAAGATCAGATTATGGCTTGAAGTAGTGGTCTTCGGTCTTTTAGATTTGAAAACTACTCAGTGCAAATAGTTCTACATACAGTCATGGACATTTTCTTGCGCCTAACTGTCAGGAAGCAAATGAAATAGTAAACAAAGAAACAGCTAGTTATAGTTAGCTAGTTGTCTTCATAGGTTCAAACTAAGTGGAGTTTTAAGTATCATTAAATTACACTGCCACACAAAGTAGTTCCTGTGTAGAGATTAGttggtacaaaatatttacacccACTGATGGCAGTTGTGTGTAACTGGTGTTTAGTCAACTGACCCAACAGAcaaaagctaacattagcatgctaatatctGACCAGTTCAGAGGAGTAGCCTCGAGGCTGAAAAATTAAGGCAACACTGAGGTGCCAAAAGCTGCAGTTTCTTTAATgtccacttgaggctggctctaAAAGTGAGTCAATCTCCGTACATGTTCACTGCCTGGTACAAAAAAACGGTTTTGGCTAGTTTCCCCTCATAGCAactgtttttatataatttaccagtttaaattatattaagtcTTAACGCCACGCCTAATTAGGACATGgtgctttgagtgacaggtgggtggCGGCAGAGGTGGCAAGCCGTTATCTCTCTGCTAGTTACATCCACGCTTCATAACCCTTTGCCTAAGTTTGGATTAGCTTGGAGTTGCAACGGAGGCAACAAGCAGAGACACCACACTGAGCTGAAACCTATGGGTGACGTCACAGACGCAGTTCCTACCATATAGATTGATGTAGACAGAGTTGCTCCGCTGTCTTGCAGGAGACTCGCACCAGTAAATAGCGCTGTCATAGTTTTTGGCTCCTTTGATGGTGCAGCCAAAGTCTGTTGTAGTCCCCCATAGACCTCCACATCTGGAAAACCTGCCACCTTCATGGGTTGTGTTCCTCATGACCTTCCATTGAACGCTGCTGTTGTCGCCACAGATCACATTCAGACTGTCATACTCAAACAGCTGAGACAAGTCAGGATCCACTGTGAGAGAGGCCGGGTCAGAATCACCTGGGGACACACAGACTTTCAGTCAGTGTTAAAGTCAAAGTGTGTTCAGCTGCAGTTCCTCCAATGTCCACTAGATGAAGCTCTGAGAAAACTCTGACTGTATTGATGTAAATAGGAAATCCTCCACCTACACTCTATAGTCAACACAGTGTTCAAGCTCTCAGTACATAAGTTTACATGTAATGAATAACTATAGAAGCACTGGTTTGTTCCACCAGAGATTTAAAGAACTAAAACTTCAagctgaaaatgtcaaaaccCATAAAGGGGTCAAGTAGGAGTTTGGGATACAACTATTTACCTTTCATCAGCAgccagctggatggagactctccacgaccgctgatgttacacttgtagaggccttcatcagacttgttaacatggtggatggtcatgtgacctgtaggctcagtcctgatgagggagccatctttatagaaactagctgggaggttggagggaggggtcttcgttttacagtgcagagtgacatcatgtccctccatcacagggaggacaggactctcTAGGATCACTGGTTGATTGTCTGAACatagagaaagaagaaaaatgtgtttgtatgtccACTTTAAAGAAACtaagataaaaataaacatacagaGCTTTTCATATGTATATTTACGTGTGCGCTAGTTAAGCAGATGTCTCTCTTaaagatgattaaattaatgttTGTATAGATTTCTAGTAAATTTTAACAAATTGAAAACATAatgaagattttgagcatgaaacacttactttcctgcattctggagaaataTTCTGCACCAAGTTattgtggaaatgtctttatttttataaagggaagcaagaattcaggtggcaggtggaaatagtttctttttttggacaatgcagatGTTTCTCCTATTTttacattgcaggttttcttattgtgcaaataaacttttctcatagcatttttatttgttaagaaacatttcttggtgcaagctgtttttcagaacatttttaacaaatgctttcaaaaagtggtggcaacatgtccccagtgtaaatgaccctccctccctacaggttgagctactccatgtataccgcttcacctccactctcctcctgctctctcctcCTCGGCCCTGTCAcggtcactttgtcactctgccCTGGCTcattccatttgacatgggaagtcagaACTTCCAAGTTCAAAGTTGGAAATTTCAAAGGGACTTGGGaagtcgggagaaccgcacTGCTccgactttgtgatccaagatggctgtcggggtatcaacagttagtaaAAGCTGTAGTttcttctgtgtacttgtgactcacagaaatgtttgtacacaaagtgctgtccaactgctgtgtgtgaacgtgttgctacagtgtttattGTGAGTAAATATGatgcaagaaacagagagcagagagggttagtaagagatgtgattggacaAGCACAATGTCAGTATAGAAGATTACCCAGTGGGCTGCTGTACGTGCTTTATGGGCCAATTGTTGACctagttttaaaaaacagttacagaaatatataatttacgttacaccggccaaagatgtaaaacaaaaaacagttgttttttgttttttttctgttttaaaaccaaaacggaaaaatggaaaaacactaaacaaaaaaacagacatctgttttgtttttctgtttcaaacCCGGAGACATCGGGTACAGGAGGCGGACACGCTGACAAGGGAGCTAAACCCCGTGGCCACTGACGTGAGTCGCTAGTATGTCTCCTAAGGTGTCGTGAGGTTTACTTACTGCACAGCCTCTTTGGTTTCCGTCACACGGCCATTTAGCACAGCCCAAACActtgtgtccttttttttactctgcatgtcacaatgttttCAGGTGCGGGCGGGAGTGGATACACAATATTGCGGCGTGTaccactaaaacaaacaaaccagacccaccaaaacaactaaaacgccgcagcaggctgaaacatgaggatTTACACTGAAGACGCGTCACGCTGAACCATCGTACATATTGAGTCTCTTTATTACGCTATTTCATGCTCACCCTGCAGCCATGATCAACCCAAGCGCTCCCCAcaggtgagcacacacacatattaataCAGACACCACGCCCCCGGTCACACCCACAGTAACCGATGACGTCACGATGCGCGTGCACGTACACTacagtgcaaagaaaagagaggaaacccaataaaaacccaaacaaacccagtgTATGGCTCCTACACACATGTTGCGGGAATGGGCggtaatggtcacaaaatcagcggagcgggatcaagaaaacagtcccGCGCAGGTCTCtaccctgtagcgtcagtttttgaccAGGAGTTCTGGGGTTCGTGTCCCGCGTGTCAAcgttaattattttcatttaagttACGCGAGTTCCGTAAATTGCATAAATTGACGCAAGTGACGTAAGTTAACTTTCGTGTTAACTGACATAAGTAttcattttaacccaaaccatgatcttttcctaaccataaccaagtagtttttgtgcctaaatcATAACCAAATTGCAANNNNNNNNNNNNNNNNNNNNNNNNNNNNNNNNNNNNNNNNNNNNNNNNNNNNNNNNNNNNNNNNNNNNNNNNNNNNNNNNNNNNNNNNNNNNNNNNNNNNTCAAGCCACTAGACTGAACAGACACCACAGCACCGTCTCTGGCCATATTCAAGCCACCATTGGCCTGAGTCGGACTCGTTGGTTTTGCTGTGGGGTAGATATGCAACAACGTGGGATGCTTATTATTGCATA
Proteins encoded in this region:
- the LOC123980221 gene encoding uncharacterized protein LOC123980221; protein product: MKGDSDPASLTVDPDLSQLFEYDSLNVICGDNSSVQWKVMRNTTHEGGRFSRCGGLWGTTTDFGCTIKGAKNYDSAIYWCESPARQRSNSVYINLYDSSIQPVILQSPVLPVMEGHDVTLHCKTKTPPFNLTAGFYKDGSLIRTEPTGHMTIHHVSKSDEGLYKCNISGRGESPSSWLFVRDRDGTASPTAEPTQMSVLSVIRHLVVFSPYCVATVLMLSLYRQRPTGRNPPVSTTTSPLREDGEKLDQPYDDVMADVTTEHHF